In one window of Macadamia integrifolia cultivar HAES 741 chromosome 2, SCU_Mint_v3, whole genome shotgun sequence DNA:
- the LOC122094216 gene encoding uncharacterized protein LOC122094216 isoform X4, with protein MEEHRSAEFNKDDDEEFYEKIEAPKYVDFTVPDPPLPDDRSWFCLRVGCDQKHEEDMDPDALYRSFVLRVMAARSPNIKLQKAMSRIAPHANIKCPQSAPAKSSKNRISRITAITLASQKMADKPIKSHPISRLNSASNAKAKQSSVAAKALTTPRPKRCLPGPDPLRSVQNPKTSVSLTKNRVVSKALIFHTPKKNERVKTSLHSHNPVTELCEQVKKLEINKQKQGRSRVVSSRYNNSNNVPTSNTSKAHLRPRKLRIQAEVSFISQGSKDGKVAKSSRCLKSKTKSNLPICNQSLSHERIDDDNSDMEIDGKSRDGSLEASSGSGSSGNDEKTGHDKPLMIVKALENLGATSTQDEKTPIGENPLASSSNVADLISTSEDGGSNYEEKKDLEVGFPKHQTPNVAGVENYTTGSDDKENALLSDDNREININNSHSKMKTLSKHEAHERSQKVIRELSKRDCSTAAATAQKYKKTKPTNPKPFRLRTDERGILKEANLDRRLHLLAPSKENPAVQRLSTGRLQRRHLTETQKTEKSHEGNQTESGKRVKKLKNVYLKTPKCATETKVVSTIQKSQKWDDGKERAGKKAECSLKKAKSPFPRPQLVKPQRMASASKATVPLASTSQLSTKKETSSAISRPRDVVEPTDNGNTNTISKVKAIRSCSRGKRPATIPKEPNFQSIHVPKSCTKKLSQAIMS; from the exons ATGGAAGAGCATCGATCagcagagttcaacaaggatgatgatgaggagTTCTATGAGAAGATTGAAGCACCGAAGTATGTCGATTTTACCGTTCCCGATCCACCTCTTCCCGACGATCGTTCCTGGTTTTGTTTGCGTGTCG GATGCGACCAGAAGCATGAAGAAGACATGGATCCTGATGCTCTTTATAGAAGTTTTGTTCTTCGG GTTATGGCAGCAAGGAGCCCCAACATAAAACTTCAGAAGGCGATGAGTAGAATAGCTCCACA TGCAAATATTAAATGCCCCCAATCAGCTCCGGCAAAATCTTCAAAGAATAGAATATCAAGAATCACTGCAATCACATTGGCTTCTCAAAAGATGGCTGACAAACCGATAAAATCCCATCCTATATCTAGGCTTAACTCAGCTTCAAATGCGAAGGCTAAGCAATCTTCTGTTGCCGCAAAGGCTTTGACAACTCCAAGGCCTAAAAGGTGCCTCCCAGGTCCAGATCCCTTGCGTAGTGTTCAGAACCCAAAAACATCTGTTTCTTTGACAAAGAATCGAGTGGTCTCGAAGGCCCTGATATTCCACAcaccaaagaaaaatgaaagggtGAAAACTTCATTACATTCACATAATCCAGTCACAGAATTATGTGAACAGGTGAAGAAGCTTGAGATAAACAAACAAAAGCAGGGGCGTTCTCGTGTTGTGTCATCCAGGTACAATAATAGCAACAATGTTCCCACTTCCAATACTTCCAAAGCACATTTGAGGCCCAGAAAGCTTAGAATTCAAGCTGAggtttcattcatttctcaagGTTCCAAGGATGGCAAGGTTGCAAAATCTTCAAGATGTCTAAAGagcaaaaccaaatccaatttaCCCATATGTAATCAATCTTTGTCACATGAACGGATTGATGACGACAATAGTGATATGGAAATTGATGGAAAATCAAGGGATGGCTCCTTAGAAGCGTCTTCTGGATCAGGTAGTTCTGGAAATGATGAAAAAACTGGTCATGACAAGCCCCTAATGATTGTGAAGGCCTTGGAAAATTTAGGTGCAACTTCTACTCAAGATGAAAAGACTCCAATTGGGGAAAATCCATTAGCAAGTTCAAGCAATGTTGCAGACTTAATTTCAACTTCTGAGGATGGAGGATCAAATTATGAGGAGAAGAAAGATTTAGAAGTTGGTTTTCCCAAACATCAAACTCCCAATGTAGCAGGAGTAGAGAATTACACTACGGGAAGTGACGATAAAGAAAATGCTTTGTTGTCTGATGATAACAG AGAAATCAACATCAATAATAGTCACTCTAAAATGAAGACACTGAGCAAGCATGAAGCTCATGAAAGGTCTCAGAAG GTCATTCGAGAGCTTAGTAAAAGAGATTGctctactgctgctgctactgcccAAAAGTACAAGAAAACAAAGccaacaaaccctaaacctttccGGCTGCGGACTGAT GAAAGGGGAATTCTTAAGGAGGCAAACCTAGATAGAAGGTTGCATCTTCTTGCTCCTTCTAAAGAAAATCCGGCAGTCCAAAGGTTATCTACTGGAAGGTTGCAGAGAAGGCATCTAACGGAGACTCAA AAAACTGAGAAGTCCCATGAAggaaaccaaactgaatcagGAAAAAGAGTTAAAAAG CTGAAAAATGTATATCTTAAAACACCAAAATGTGCAACAGAGACAAAGGTGGTGTCAACCATTCAAAAAAGCCAGAAG TGGGACGATGGTAAGGAGAGAGCAGGTAAAAAAGCAGAGTGCAGCTTAAAAAAGGCTAAATCACCTTTTCCGCGGCCACAACTTGTCAAGCCTCAAAG GATGGCTTCAGCAAGCAAGGCAACAGTTCCACTAGCATCAACTAGCCAGTTGAGCACGAAAAAAGAAACTTCATCAGCAATCTCAAGACCTAGGGATGTAGTAGAGCCAACTGACAATGGCAACACAAACACCATCAGTAAAGTGAAAGCCATAAGGTCATGTTCAAGGGGTAAAAGACCTGCAACAATTCCGAAGGAGCCAAACTTTCAGAGTATCCATGTACCAAAGAGTTGCACAAAGAAGCTGTCCCAGGCAATCATGTCAtga
- the LOC122094216 gene encoding uncharacterized protein LOC122094216 isoform X2, whose amino-acid sequence MEEHRSAEFNKDDDEEFYEKIEAPKYVDFTVPDPPLPDDRSWFCLRVGCDQKHEEDMDPDALYRSFVLRVMAARSPNIKLQKAMSRIAPHANIKCPQSAPAKSSKNRISRITAITLASQKMADKPIKSHPISRLNSASNAKAKQSSVAAKALTTPRPKRCLPGPDPLRSVQNPKTSVSLTKNRVVSKALIFHTPKKNERVKTSLHSHNPVTELCEQVKKLEINKQKQGRSRVVSSRYNNSNNVPTSNTSKAHLRPRKLRIQAEVSFISQGSKDGKVAKSSRCLKSKTKSNLPICNQSLSHERIDDDNSDMEIDGKSRDGSLEASSGSGSSGNDEKTGHDKPLMIVKALENLGATSTQDEKTPIGENPLASSSNVADLISTSEDGGSNYEEKKDLEVGFPKHQTPNVAGVENYTTGSDDKENALLSDDNREININNSHSKMKTLSKHEAHERSQKVIRELSKRDCSTAAATAQKYKKTKPTNPKPFRLRTDERGILKEANLDRRLHLLAPSKENPAVQRLSTGRLQRRHLTETQKTEKSHEGNQTESGKRVKKLKNVYLKTPKCATETKVVSTIQKSQKTLKLMTPQWDDGKERAGKKAECSLKKAKSPFPRPQLVKPQRMASASKATVPLASTSQLSTKKETSSAISRPRDVVEPTDNGNTNTISKVKAIRSCSRGKRPATIPKEPNFQSIHVPKSCTKKLSQAIMS is encoded by the exons ATGGAAGAGCATCGATCagcagagttcaacaaggatgatgatgaggagTTCTATGAGAAGATTGAAGCACCGAAGTATGTCGATTTTACCGTTCCCGATCCACCTCTTCCCGACGATCGTTCCTGGTTTTGTTTGCGTGTCG GATGCGACCAGAAGCATGAAGAAGACATGGATCCTGATGCTCTTTATAGAAGTTTTGTTCTTCGG GTTATGGCAGCAAGGAGCCCCAACATAAAACTTCAGAAGGCGATGAGTAGAATAGCTCCACA TGCAAATATTAAATGCCCCCAATCAGCTCCGGCAAAATCTTCAAAGAATAGAATATCAAGAATCACTGCAATCACATTGGCTTCTCAAAAGATGGCTGACAAACCGATAAAATCCCATCCTATATCTAGGCTTAACTCAGCTTCAAATGCGAAGGCTAAGCAATCTTCTGTTGCCGCAAAGGCTTTGACAACTCCAAGGCCTAAAAGGTGCCTCCCAGGTCCAGATCCCTTGCGTAGTGTTCAGAACCCAAAAACATCTGTTTCTTTGACAAAGAATCGAGTGGTCTCGAAGGCCCTGATATTCCACAcaccaaagaaaaatgaaagggtGAAAACTTCATTACATTCACATAATCCAGTCACAGAATTATGTGAACAGGTGAAGAAGCTTGAGATAAACAAACAAAAGCAGGGGCGTTCTCGTGTTGTGTCATCCAGGTACAATAATAGCAACAATGTTCCCACTTCCAATACTTCCAAAGCACATTTGAGGCCCAGAAAGCTTAGAATTCAAGCTGAggtttcattcatttctcaagGTTCCAAGGATGGCAAGGTTGCAAAATCTTCAAGATGTCTAAAGagcaaaaccaaatccaatttaCCCATATGTAATCAATCTTTGTCACATGAACGGATTGATGACGACAATAGTGATATGGAAATTGATGGAAAATCAAGGGATGGCTCCTTAGAAGCGTCTTCTGGATCAGGTAGTTCTGGAAATGATGAAAAAACTGGTCATGACAAGCCCCTAATGATTGTGAAGGCCTTGGAAAATTTAGGTGCAACTTCTACTCAAGATGAAAAGACTCCAATTGGGGAAAATCCATTAGCAAGTTCAAGCAATGTTGCAGACTTAATTTCAACTTCTGAGGATGGAGGATCAAATTATGAGGAGAAGAAAGATTTAGAAGTTGGTTTTCCCAAACATCAAACTCCCAATGTAGCAGGAGTAGAGAATTACACTACGGGAAGTGACGATAAAGAAAATGCTTTGTTGTCTGATGATAACAG AGAAATCAACATCAATAATAGTCACTCTAAAATGAAGACACTGAGCAAGCATGAAGCTCATGAAAGGTCTCAGAAG GTCATTCGAGAGCTTAGTAAAAGAGATTGctctactgctgctgctactgcccAAAAGTACAAGAAAACAAAGccaacaaaccctaaacctttccGGCTGCGGACTGAT GAAAGGGGAATTCTTAAGGAGGCAAACCTAGATAGAAGGTTGCATCTTCTTGCTCCTTCTAAAGAAAATCCGGCAGTCCAAAGGTTATCTACTGGAAGGTTGCAGAGAAGGCATCTAACGGAGACTCAA AAAACTGAGAAGTCCCATGAAggaaaccaaactgaatcagGAAAAAGAGTTAAAAAG CTGAAAAATGTATATCTTAAAACACCAAAATGTGCAACAGAGACAAAGGTGGTGTCAACCATTCAAAAAAGCCAGAAG ACATTGAAACTTATGACTCCTCAGTGGGACGATGGTAAGGAGAGAGCAGGTAAAAAAGCAGAGTGCAGCTTAAAAAAGGCTAAATCACCTTTTCCGCGGCCACAACTTGTCAAGCCTCAAAG GATGGCTTCAGCAAGCAAGGCAACAGTTCCACTAGCATCAACTAGCCAGTTGAGCACGAAAAAAGAAACTTCATCAGCAATCTCAAGACCTAGGGATGTAGTAGAGCCAACTGACAATGGCAACACAAACACCATCAGTAAAGTGAAAGCCATAAGGTCATGTTCAAGGGGTAAAAGACCTGCAACAATTCCGAAGGAGCCAAACTTTCAGAGTATCCATGTACCAAAGAGTTGCACAAAGAAGCTGTCCCAGGCAATCATGTCAtga
- the LOC122094216 gene encoding uncharacterized protein LOC122094216 isoform X3 produces the protein MEEHRSAEFNKDDDEEFYEKIEAPKYVDFTVPDPPLPDDRSWFCLRVGCDQKHEEDMDPDALYRSFVLRVMAARSPNIKLQKAMSRIAPHANIKCPQSAPAKSSKNRISRITAITLASQKMADKPIKSHPISRLNSASNAKAKQSSVAAKALTTPRPKRCLPGPDPLRSVQNPKTSVSLTKNRVVSKALIFHTPKKNERVKTSLHSHNPVTELCEQVKKLEINKQKQGRSRVVSSRYNNSNNVPTSNTSKAHLRPRKLRIQAEVSFISQGSKDGKVAKSSRCLKSKTKSNLPICNQSLSHERIDDDNSDMEIDGKSRDGSLEASSGSGSSGNDEKTGHDKPLMIVKALENLGATSTQDEKTPIGENPLASSSNVADLISTSEDGGSNYEEKKDLEVGFPKHQTPNVAGVENYTTGSDDKENALLSDDNREININNSHSKMKTLSKHEAHERSQKVIRELSKRDCSTAAATAQKYKKTKPTNPKPFRLRTDERGILKEANLDRRLHLLAPSKENPAVQRLSTGRLQRRHLTETQKTEKSHEGNQTESGKRVKKQQLKNVYLKTPKCATETKVVSTIQKSQKWDDGKERAGKKAECSLKKAKSPFPRPQLVKPQRMASASKATVPLASTSQLSTKKETSSAISRPRDVVEPTDNGNTNTISKVKAIRSCSRGKRPATIPKEPNFQSIHVPKSCTKKLSQAIMS, from the exons ATGGAAGAGCATCGATCagcagagttcaacaaggatgatgatgaggagTTCTATGAGAAGATTGAAGCACCGAAGTATGTCGATTTTACCGTTCCCGATCCACCTCTTCCCGACGATCGTTCCTGGTTTTGTTTGCGTGTCG GATGCGACCAGAAGCATGAAGAAGACATGGATCCTGATGCTCTTTATAGAAGTTTTGTTCTTCGG GTTATGGCAGCAAGGAGCCCCAACATAAAACTTCAGAAGGCGATGAGTAGAATAGCTCCACA TGCAAATATTAAATGCCCCCAATCAGCTCCGGCAAAATCTTCAAAGAATAGAATATCAAGAATCACTGCAATCACATTGGCTTCTCAAAAGATGGCTGACAAACCGATAAAATCCCATCCTATATCTAGGCTTAACTCAGCTTCAAATGCGAAGGCTAAGCAATCTTCTGTTGCCGCAAAGGCTTTGACAACTCCAAGGCCTAAAAGGTGCCTCCCAGGTCCAGATCCCTTGCGTAGTGTTCAGAACCCAAAAACATCTGTTTCTTTGACAAAGAATCGAGTGGTCTCGAAGGCCCTGATATTCCACAcaccaaagaaaaatgaaagggtGAAAACTTCATTACATTCACATAATCCAGTCACAGAATTATGTGAACAGGTGAAGAAGCTTGAGATAAACAAACAAAAGCAGGGGCGTTCTCGTGTTGTGTCATCCAGGTACAATAATAGCAACAATGTTCCCACTTCCAATACTTCCAAAGCACATTTGAGGCCCAGAAAGCTTAGAATTCAAGCTGAggtttcattcatttctcaagGTTCCAAGGATGGCAAGGTTGCAAAATCTTCAAGATGTCTAAAGagcaaaaccaaatccaatttaCCCATATGTAATCAATCTTTGTCACATGAACGGATTGATGACGACAATAGTGATATGGAAATTGATGGAAAATCAAGGGATGGCTCCTTAGAAGCGTCTTCTGGATCAGGTAGTTCTGGAAATGATGAAAAAACTGGTCATGACAAGCCCCTAATGATTGTGAAGGCCTTGGAAAATTTAGGTGCAACTTCTACTCAAGATGAAAAGACTCCAATTGGGGAAAATCCATTAGCAAGTTCAAGCAATGTTGCAGACTTAATTTCAACTTCTGAGGATGGAGGATCAAATTATGAGGAGAAGAAAGATTTAGAAGTTGGTTTTCCCAAACATCAAACTCCCAATGTAGCAGGAGTAGAGAATTACACTACGGGAAGTGACGATAAAGAAAATGCTTTGTTGTCTGATGATAACAG AGAAATCAACATCAATAATAGTCACTCTAAAATGAAGACACTGAGCAAGCATGAAGCTCATGAAAGGTCTCAGAAG GTCATTCGAGAGCTTAGTAAAAGAGATTGctctactgctgctgctactgcccAAAAGTACAAGAAAACAAAGccaacaaaccctaaacctttccGGCTGCGGACTGAT GAAAGGGGAATTCTTAAGGAGGCAAACCTAGATAGAAGGTTGCATCTTCTTGCTCCTTCTAAAGAAAATCCGGCAGTCCAAAGGTTATCTACTGGAAGGTTGCAGAGAAGGCATCTAACGGAGACTCAA AAAACTGAGAAGTCCCATGAAggaaaccaaactgaatcagGAAAAAGAGTTAAAAAG CAACAGCTGAAAAATGTATATCTTAAAACACCAAAATGTGCAACAGAGACAAAGGTGGTGTCAACCATTCAAAAAAGCCAGAAG TGGGACGATGGTAAGGAGAGAGCAGGTAAAAAAGCAGAGTGCAGCTTAAAAAAGGCTAAATCACCTTTTCCGCGGCCACAACTTGTCAAGCCTCAAAG GATGGCTTCAGCAAGCAAGGCAACAGTTCCACTAGCATCAACTAGCCAGTTGAGCACGAAAAAAGAAACTTCATCAGCAATCTCAAGACCTAGGGATGTAGTAGAGCCAACTGACAATGGCAACACAAACACCATCAGTAAAGTGAAAGCCATAAGGTCATGTTCAAGGGGTAAAAGACCTGCAACAATTCCGAAGGAGCCAAACTTTCAGAGTATCCATGTACCAAAGAGTTGCACAAAGAAGCTGTCCCAGGCAATCATGTCAtga
- the LOC122094216 gene encoding uncharacterized protein LOC122094216 isoform X1, whose protein sequence is MEEHRSAEFNKDDDEEFYEKIEAPKYVDFTVPDPPLPDDRSWFCLRVGCDQKHEEDMDPDALYRSFVLRVMAARSPNIKLQKAMSRIAPHANIKCPQSAPAKSSKNRISRITAITLASQKMADKPIKSHPISRLNSASNAKAKQSSVAAKALTTPRPKRCLPGPDPLRSVQNPKTSVSLTKNRVVSKALIFHTPKKNERVKTSLHSHNPVTELCEQVKKLEINKQKQGRSRVVSSRYNNSNNVPTSNTSKAHLRPRKLRIQAEVSFISQGSKDGKVAKSSRCLKSKTKSNLPICNQSLSHERIDDDNSDMEIDGKSRDGSLEASSGSGSSGNDEKTGHDKPLMIVKALENLGATSTQDEKTPIGENPLASSSNVADLISTSEDGGSNYEEKKDLEVGFPKHQTPNVAGVENYTTGSDDKENALLSDDNREININNSHSKMKTLSKHEAHERSQKVIRELSKRDCSTAAATAQKYKKTKPTNPKPFRLRTDERGILKEANLDRRLHLLAPSKENPAVQRLSTGRLQRRHLTETQKTEKSHEGNQTESGKRVKKQQLKNVYLKTPKCATETKVVSTIQKSQKTLKLMTPQWDDGKERAGKKAECSLKKAKSPFPRPQLVKPQRMASASKATVPLASTSQLSTKKETSSAISRPRDVVEPTDNGNTNTISKVKAIRSCSRGKRPATIPKEPNFQSIHVPKSCTKKLSQAIMS, encoded by the exons ATGGAAGAGCATCGATCagcagagttcaacaaggatgatgatgaggagTTCTATGAGAAGATTGAAGCACCGAAGTATGTCGATTTTACCGTTCCCGATCCACCTCTTCCCGACGATCGTTCCTGGTTTTGTTTGCGTGTCG GATGCGACCAGAAGCATGAAGAAGACATGGATCCTGATGCTCTTTATAGAAGTTTTGTTCTTCGG GTTATGGCAGCAAGGAGCCCCAACATAAAACTTCAGAAGGCGATGAGTAGAATAGCTCCACA TGCAAATATTAAATGCCCCCAATCAGCTCCGGCAAAATCTTCAAAGAATAGAATATCAAGAATCACTGCAATCACATTGGCTTCTCAAAAGATGGCTGACAAACCGATAAAATCCCATCCTATATCTAGGCTTAACTCAGCTTCAAATGCGAAGGCTAAGCAATCTTCTGTTGCCGCAAAGGCTTTGACAACTCCAAGGCCTAAAAGGTGCCTCCCAGGTCCAGATCCCTTGCGTAGTGTTCAGAACCCAAAAACATCTGTTTCTTTGACAAAGAATCGAGTGGTCTCGAAGGCCCTGATATTCCACAcaccaaagaaaaatgaaagggtGAAAACTTCATTACATTCACATAATCCAGTCACAGAATTATGTGAACAGGTGAAGAAGCTTGAGATAAACAAACAAAAGCAGGGGCGTTCTCGTGTTGTGTCATCCAGGTACAATAATAGCAACAATGTTCCCACTTCCAATACTTCCAAAGCACATTTGAGGCCCAGAAAGCTTAGAATTCAAGCTGAggtttcattcatttctcaagGTTCCAAGGATGGCAAGGTTGCAAAATCTTCAAGATGTCTAAAGagcaaaaccaaatccaatttaCCCATATGTAATCAATCTTTGTCACATGAACGGATTGATGACGACAATAGTGATATGGAAATTGATGGAAAATCAAGGGATGGCTCCTTAGAAGCGTCTTCTGGATCAGGTAGTTCTGGAAATGATGAAAAAACTGGTCATGACAAGCCCCTAATGATTGTGAAGGCCTTGGAAAATTTAGGTGCAACTTCTACTCAAGATGAAAAGACTCCAATTGGGGAAAATCCATTAGCAAGTTCAAGCAATGTTGCAGACTTAATTTCAACTTCTGAGGATGGAGGATCAAATTATGAGGAGAAGAAAGATTTAGAAGTTGGTTTTCCCAAACATCAAACTCCCAATGTAGCAGGAGTAGAGAATTACACTACGGGAAGTGACGATAAAGAAAATGCTTTGTTGTCTGATGATAACAG AGAAATCAACATCAATAATAGTCACTCTAAAATGAAGACACTGAGCAAGCATGAAGCTCATGAAAGGTCTCAGAAG GTCATTCGAGAGCTTAGTAAAAGAGATTGctctactgctgctgctactgcccAAAAGTACAAGAAAACAAAGccaacaaaccctaaacctttccGGCTGCGGACTGAT GAAAGGGGAATTCTTAAGGAGGCAAACCTAGATAGAAGGTTGCATCTTCTTGCTCCTTCTAAAGAAAATCCGGCAGTCCAAAGGTTATCTACTGGAAGGTTGCAGAGAAGGCATCTAACGGAGACTCAA AAAACTGAGAAGTCCCATGAAggaaaccaaactgaatcagGAAAAAGAGTTAAAAAG CAACAGCTGAAAAATGTATATCTTAAAACACCAAAATGTGCAACAGAGACAAAGGTGGTGTCAACCATTCAAAAAAGCCAGAAG ACATTGAAACTTATGACTCCTCAGTGGGACGATGGTAAGGAGAGAGCAGGTAAAAAAGCAGAGTGCAGCTTAAAAAAGGCTAAATCACCTTTTCCGCGGCCACAACTTGTCAAGCCTCAAAG GATGGCTTCAGCAAGCAAGGCAACAGTTCCACTAGCATCAACTAGCCAGTTGAGCACGAAAAAAGAAACTTCATCAGCAATCTCAAGACCTAGGGATGTAGTAGAGCCAACTGACAATGGCAACACAAACACCATCAGTAAAGTGAAAGCCATAAGGTCATGTTCAAGGGGTAAAAGACCTGCAACAATTCCGAAGGAGCCAAACTTTCAGAGTATCCATGTACCAAAGAGTTGCACAAAGAAGCTGTCCCAGGCAATCATGTCAtga
- the LOC122091852 gene encoding uncharacterized protein LOC122091852 — translation MDFACSDISLWKDALSCYQSRLESLNKPGLPELDDFYRNKLPLLLRQRNPKPYIAKPELSKLMQWKLTRGKWRPRLLDFVSSLDETLVKSVSQKAFESLPDISKAISELTVLKGIGPATASAVLAAYAPDAAPFMSDEAMLAALGNPKDYTLKQYLLLTEKLLAKAKELSSEGGTFTASDVERALWSSAIGAKLLVSPSDSDANVNSKGNFKRKRKP, via the exons ATGGATTTTGCGTGCTCTGATATAAGCTTATGGAAGGACGCGCTATCGTGTTACCAAAGCCGCTTGGAATCACTCAACAAACCAGGTCTACCTGAACTAGACGACTTCTATAGAAACAAGCTTCCCTTGCTCTTACGCCAAAGAAACCCTAAGCCATACATAGCCAAACCAGAACTGTCTAAGCTCATGCAATGGAAGCTTACCAGAGGGAAATGGAG GCCGCGACTTTTGGATTTCGTTTCATCTTTGGACGAAACCCTAGTGAAATCTGTTTCTCAGAAGGCTTTTGAATCTCTTCCCGATATTTCGAAAGCTATTTCTGAGCTCACGGTTCTGAAAGGAATTGGACCAGCTACTGCCTCTGCCGTTCTGGCTGCTTACGCACCTGATGCAGCTCCCTTCATGTCTGATGAG GCAATGCTGGCTGCTCTGGGTAACCCGAAGGATTATACGTTGAAACAGTATCTCTTGCTCACTGAGAAATTACTAGCCAAAGCAAAG GAATTAAGTTCGGAAGGGGGCACCTTCACCGCATCTGATGTTGAAAGAGCTCTCTGGAGCTCTGCTATCGGTGCCAAGTTGCTAGTGTCACCTTCAGACTCAGATGCAAATGTTAATTCAAAAGGAAATttcaagagaaagagaaagccATGA
- the LOC122064021 gene encoding uncharacterized protein LOC122064021, which produces MINSCKLLDLGSHGSPYTWNSRCHGGVDIRIKLDRTLANASWRTHFENAVVFIHLAVSSNHNPLLIDTDGGKSGGSQPFQFESMWLRHPKCKQIVSQAWSAPTVGPSTSTIICKSNRCKHALKCWNKVEFSNVQEKIKSLKSQLEKIQGLPPSDYNQNSESLISSLLEEELAKEEAL; this is translated from the coding sequence ATGATAAACAGCTGCAAACTCCTTGACCTTGGATCGCATGGCTCTCCATACACCTGGAATAGTCGTTGTCATGGTGGGGTAGATATTCGAATTAAACTTGATCGCACTCTAGCTAATGCATCGTGGAGAACTCACTTTGAGAACGCAGTTGTTTTCATTCATCTGGCAGTTAGTTCAAATCACAACCCCCTTCTTATAGATACAGATGGGGGTAAATCAGGTGGATCTCAACCATTTCAGTTCGAGTCGATGTGGCTTCGCCACCCCAAATGTAAGCAAATCGTCTCTCAAGCTTGGTCAGCACCTACTGTCGGACCTTCTACATCAACCATCATTTGTAAGTCCAACAGATGTAAGCATGCTCTGAAATGCTGGAACAAGGTAGAATTCAGTAATGTGcaagaaaaaatcaaatctcTTAAAAGCCAGCTTGAAAAGATCCAAGGGCTTCCTCCTTCCGATTACAATCAGAACAGTGAGAGTCTCATTTCCTCTTTATTGGAGGAAGAATTGGCCAAAGAAGAGGCTTTATAG